From Salvelinus namaycush isolate Seneca unplaced genomic scaffold, SaNama_1.0 Scaffold92, whole genome shotgun sequence, one genomic window encodes:
- the cunh11orf1 gene encoding UPF0686 protein C11orf1 homolog, whose protein sequence is MSFPWTFSSPPFHYMLRASGQSEVWSDTQPEDKFHQYGWRCGTSEDGYGTGTLIGNWVEQQKDITQYRKARPLPSQVRPLPSQFSHYFDSTYSSSFNREEKRPIYSLRKESKSSPGHQLELDLPPTTPATGGTTPTPVTHHTPSGTVKLQDARVQQENTAGRAASF, encoded by the exons ATGTCGTTCCCATggaccttctcctctcctccgttccACTACATGCTGCGTGCGTCTGGGCAGAGTGAGGTATGGAGCGACACACAGCCAGAGGACAAGTTCCATCAGTACGGCTGGCGCTGCGGAACCAGTGAGGACGGATATGGTACCGGGACTCTGATCGGTAACTGGGTCGAACAACAAAAAGATATCACTCAATACCGGAAAGCCAGACCCCTACCATCACAGGTTAGACCCCTACCTTCACAG TTCTCTCACTACTTTGACTCCACCTACTCCTCCTCCTTTAACCGTGAAGAGAAGAGACCCATCTACAGCT tgAGGAAGGAGTCCAAGAGTTCCCCGGGCCACCAGCTGGAGTTAGACCTCCCCCCAACAACTCCTGCTACCGGAGGGACTACACCAACACCAGTCACACACCACACCCCGTCTGGGACTGTGAAGCTGCAGGATGCCAGGGTACAGCAGGAGAACACAGCAGGCAGAGCAGCATCCTTCTGA